In Sporosarcina sp. PTS2304, a genomic segment contains:
- a CDS encoding 2-isopropylmalate synthase — MRKIDFFDTTLRDGEQSAGINLNTVEKLEIARQLEKLGVDVIEAGFPASSPGDFEAVQRIANTVKNSTVTGLARAMKKDIDISWEALRGGEQPHIHVFLATSPIHMEYKLKKTPDEVIDNAVDAVKYAKQYFPLVQWSAEDAFRSEPEFLVRIINQVIAAGATTINIPDTVGYATPAEYGALFKYLKENVTGVEKVKLSAHCHDDLGMAVANSIAAVENGADQVECTINGIGERAGNASLEEIAVAMHIRKDFYHLETGINLQEIKRSSQLVSRLTGVVIQPNKAVVGKNAFAHESGIHQDGMLKNRQTYEIITPELIGEVDMPLALGKHSGRHAFKDRAISMGFELNDNQLNEAFADFKKLADRKKEITEDDLFVLFTGQQLADTDTPIYELHNVQVQYGTNNIPTATVTATVPSGETVTVATTGAGSVESIFNALELVIKGEVLILDYRVTSIGKGRDALGEAVVNLSYNGLELKGRDVAQDVLEASAKAYLNAINRQLVRERLRKQELLN; from the coding sequence GTGAGAAAAATTGATTTTTTCGATACAACTCTTCGCGACGGTGAGCAATCTGCAGGTATTAATTTAAATACTGTTGAAAAACTAGAGATCGCTCGTCAGCTAGAAAAACTTGGGGTAGATGTAATTGAAGCAGGATTTCCTGCTTCATCCCCAGGTGATTTCGAAGCCGTTCAACGCATAGCTAATACTGTGAAAAATTCTACAGTGACAGGTCTTGCAAGAGCGATGAAGAAGGATATTGATATTTCATGGGAAGCATTACGTGGTGGAGAACAACCGCATATCCATGTATTTTTAGCCACATCACCAATTCATATGGAGTATAAATTGAAAAAGACTCCTGATGAAGTGATCGACAATGCAGTGGATGCAGTTAAGTATGCAAAACAATATTTCCCTCTCGTTCAATGGTCAGCAGAAGACGCTTTCCGTTCAGAGCCTGAATTCCTTGTACGCATCATTAACCAAGTCATTGCGGCAGGTGCAACAACGATTAATATTCCAGATACTGTAGGTTATGCAACTCCTGCAGAGTACGGTGCTCTATTCAAATATTTGAAAGAGAACGTTACAGGAGTAGAAAAAGTGAAACTATCTGCACATTGTCATGATGATCTAGGAATGGCAGTTGCCAATTCAATCGCTGCGGTTGAAAATGGCGCTGACCAAGTAGAATGTACGATTAACGGTATCGGTGAACGCGCTGGAAATGCTTCATTAGAAGAAATTGCAGTCGCTATGCATATCCGGAAAGATTTCTACCATTTAGAAACAGGAATCAACTTACAAGAAATCAAACGTTCTAGCCAATTGGTCAGTCGTTTGACCGGAGTTGTAATCCAACCGAACAAAGCGGTTGTCGGAAAAAATGCATTTGCTCATGAATCTGGTATCCACCAAGATGGCATGCTGAAAAATCGTCAAACGTATGAAATTATAACACCTGAACTGATCGGTGAAGTGGATATGCCACTAGCACTTGGTAAACACTCAGGACGTCACGCTTTCAAAGATCGTGCAATTAGTATGGGCTTTGAATTGAACGATAATCAATTAAATGAAGCATTTGCAGACTTTAAAAAGCTAGCAGACCGTAAAAAAGAAATTACAGAAGACGATTTATTTGTACTCTTCACTGGACAGCAGTTAGCAGATACAGATACACCAATCTATGAACTGCATAATGTGCAAGTACAGTACGGTACAAATAATATACCGACAGCTACAGTGACAGCTACTGTACCAAGTGGTGAAACCGTAACGGTCGCAACGACTGGAGCAGGTTCTGTAGAATCGATTTTCAACGCGCTAGAATTAGTCATTAAAGGTGAAGTACTTATTTTGGATTATCGCGTGACTTCGATTGGTAAAGGTCGCGATGCACTGGGTGAGGCAGTAGTGAATTTAAGTTATAACGGACTGGAGTTAAAAGGCCGGGATGTTGCACAAGATGTTCTTGAAGCTTCAGCAAAAGCTTACTTAAACGCTATCAATCGTCAGCTGGTTCGTGAAAGATTACGTAAACAAGAATTGCTTAACTAA
- the leuB gene encoding 3-isopropylmalate dehydrogenase — translation MEKKIAVLPGDGIGPEVVAEAVRVLEVIGRRFNHTFHTEYGLIGGAAIDEKNNPLPQETIELCESSDAILLGAVGGPKWDQNPSELRPEKGLLAIRKHFDLFANLRPVAAVPSLIQASPLKEEIVKEVDMMIVRELTGGLYFGKPSHHTDQSAVDTLVYTREEIERIVDKGFELARVRRGKVTSVDKANVLESSKLWRKIVDEKKADYPDVQVEHQLVDSAAMKLITNPAYFDVIITENMFGDILSDEASVITGSLGLLPSASVRSDGLGLYEPVHGSAPDVAGQGIANPAATILSVAMMLKYSFGLETEAAAIEKAVNTVFEEGHFTADLANKDQRALSTKEWTDKIVDELDLQFVSNSIMYSYI, via the coding sequence ATGGAAAAGAAAATAGCAGTATTACCCGGCGACGGCATAGGACCCGAGGTAGTAGCAGAGGCAGTTCGAGTGTTGGAAGTAATCGGTAGACGTTTTAACCATACGTTCCATACTGAATATGGATTAATTGGTGGAGCAGCTATAGATGAGAAAAACAATCCACTTCCACAAGAGACAATTGAGTTATGTGAGTCAAGTGACGCCATTCTTCTAGGAGCAGTGGGTGGTCCGAAATGGGATCAGAATCCGTCTGAATTACGACCGGAAAAAGGGTTGCTTGCCATACGTAAACATTTTGATCTATTTGCAAACCTTCGTCCTGTTGCAGCTGTTCCTTCTTTGATCCAAGCTTCTCCTCTAAAAGAAGAGATCGTCAAGGAAGTAGATATGATGATTGTTCGGGAATTAACTGGAGGATTATACTTCGGAAAACCGAGCCACCATACAGATCAATCTGCAGTAGATACGTTAGTGTATACACGTGAAGAAATCGAACGTATTGTCGACAAAGGTTTCGAACTGGCTCGCGTCAGAAGAGGAAAAGTAACTTCTGTGGACAAAGCGAATGTGCTTGAATCCAGTAAACTGTGGAGAAAAATCGTAGATGAGAAGAAAGCAGATTATCCAGACGTGCAAGTAGAACATCAATTAGTAGATTCTGCTGCGATGAAGTTGATTACGAACCCGGCATATTTTGATGTCATTATTACAGAGAACATGTTTGGTGATATTTTAAGTGACGAAGCTTCTGTTATTACAGGCTCACTTGGACTACTGCCGTCAGCAAGTGTTCGCTCGGATGGTTTAGGACTATACGAGCCCGTGCACGGATCAGCACCAGACGTTGCAGGACAAGGAATTGCCAACCCCGCAGCTACTATCTTGTCAGTTGCTATGATGTTGAAATATTCATTCGGCCTAGAAACAGAAGCAGCAGCTATTGAAAAAGCTGTTAACACAGTATTCGAAGAAGGCCACTTCACAGCCGACCTTGCAAACAAAGACCAAAGAGCATTATCTACAAAAGAATGGACAGACAAAATCGTAGACGAACTAGACCTACAGTTCGTATCCAACAGCATCATGTACTCATATATTTAA
- the leuC gene encoding 3-isopropylmalate dehydratase large subunit, producing MAKTIIEKIWDQHVVYEEEGKPDLLYIDLHLIHEVTSPQAFEGLRLANRKVRRPDLCFATMDHNVPTKNLPVINDPIAKKQIMTLEKNCEEFGVQLADMSHPDQGIVHIIGPELGLTQPGKTIVCGDSHTSTHGAFGAIAFGIGTSEVEHVLSTQTLWQNKPKTMEIRVTGKIGFGVTAKDIILAIISKFGIGVGTGHIVEYTGEAIRGLSMEERMTICNMSIEAGAKAGLIGPDETTIEYLRGRRYAPEGQEFEEAAKRWLALNTDEGATFDQVLEIKAEEIEPFVTWGTNPSMGSGISAKIPTTADYTSETEKSSLRSALEYMGLEEGQPLTSIEIQHVFIGSCTNARLSDLQAAADVVKGKKVHPSVTAIVVPGSRTVKKQAEDIGLADIFIDAGFEWRESGCSMCLAMNDDVVPAGERCASTSNRNFEGRQGAGSRTHLVSPSMAAAAAIAGHFVDVREIDAAVSN from the coding sequence ATGGCTAAAACAATTATAGAAAAGATATGGGATCAACATGTAGTTTACGAAGAAGAGGGAAAGCCGGATTTGCTTTATATCGATCTTCATTTAATACATGAAGTAACATCACCGCAAGCATTTGAAGGCCTGCGTCTGGCAAATCGTAAAGTACGTAGACCAGATCTTTGCTTTGCAACTATGGATCATAATGTTCCGACAAAAAACTTACCGGTTATTAACGACCCAATTGCGAAAAAACAAATTATGACGTTGGAAAAAAACTGTGAAGAGTTCGGCGTACAATTAGCCGATATGTCTCACCCTGATCAGGGAATTGTACATATTATCGGCCCTGAACTAGGTTTGACACAGCCGGGTAAAACAATTGTATGTGGTGATAGTCATACGTCAACACATGGCGCTTTCGGTGCAATCGCGTTCGGAATTGGAACAAGTGAAGTAGAGCACGTCCTATCTACTCAAACATTATGGCAGAACAAACCAAAAACGATGGAAATTCGCGTAACCGGAAAAATTGGTTTTGGAGTAACTGCAAAAGATATTATTTTAGCAATCATTTCAAAGTTTGGAATCGGCGTAGGAACAGGACATATTGTGGAGTATACAGGTGAAGCGATTCGTGGATTATCTATGGAAGAGCGCATGACTATTTGTAATATGTCAATCGAAGCCGGTGCTAAAGCAGGCTTGATCGGTCCAGACGAAACAACAATTGAATATTTACGCGGTCGTCGTTATGCACCAGAAGGTCAAGAATTTGAAGAAGCGGCAAAACGCTGGCTTGCATTAAATACTGACGAAGGTGCAACATTTGATCAAGTATTGGAAATTAAAGCTGAAGAAATCGAGCCGTTCGTTACTTGGGGGACGAATCCTTCAATGGGATCGGGTATTTCTGCGAAAATTCCAACAACTGCTGACTACACATCTGAAACAGAAAAATCATCATTACGTTCAGCATTAGAGTATATGGGCTTAGAAGAAGGACAGCCGTTGACTTCAATTGAGATTCAGCATGTGTTTATCGGTTCATGTACCAACGCTCGTTTGAGTGACTTGCAGGCAGCAGCAGATGTCGTAAAAGGGAAAAAAGTTCATCCTTCTGTGACAGCAATTGTTGTGCCGGGTTCACGCACTGTGAAAAAACAAGCAGAAGATATCGGTTTAGCTGACATCTTCATAGACGCAGGGTTTGAATGGAGAGAGTCAGGTTGCAGTATGTGCTTGGCGATGAATGATGACGTTGTACCAGCAGGAGAACGTTGTGCATCCACTTCAAACAGAAACTTCGAAGGACGTCAGGGTGCAGGTTCGCGTACTCACTTAGTTAGCCCATCTATGGCGGCCGCGGCTGCTATTGCCGGACACTTCGTAGACGTTCGAGAAATCGATGCAGCTGTAAGTAATTGA
- the leuD gene encoding 3-isopropylmalate dehydratase small subunit — protein MEPINKIESVLTPLDKNNVDTDQIISKEFLKRIERTGFGEFLFYHWRFNADGSKNENFVLNDPRFDGSTILVAHDNFGCGSSREHAPWAILDYGFRVVIAPSFADIFYSNCFKNGILPIKLSVAEVDEFLRKGKEAPYKLTISLEDQTVTGEDGSVYSFDIEPYSKMMLLNGWDEISLTFQYEDKIAEYEKKHAQ, from the coding sequence ATGGAACCGATTAATAAAATTGAAAGTGTTTTAACTCCGTTAGATAAAAATAACGTAGATACGGATCAAATTATTTCCAAAGAGTTTTTGAAACGAATCGAACGTACAGGTTTTGGTGAATTCTTATTTTATCATTGGCGCTTTAATGCGGATGGAAGTAAAAATGAGAACTTCGTCTTGAATGATCCACGCTTTGATGGATCTACTATTTTGGTAGCACATGATAACTTTGGCTGTGGGTCATCACGTGAACACGCACCGTGGGCTATTTTAGATTATGGATTCCGCGTAGTTATTGCTCCGAGTTTCGCTGATATTTTTTATAGTAACTGCTTTAAAAATGGAATTTTGCCGATTAAATTATCGGTGGCAGAAGTTGATGAGTTTTTACGTAAAGGAAAAGAAGCGCCTTACAAACTAACTATTAGTCTGGAAGATCAAACAGTTACAGGTGAAGATGGCTCTGTTTACAGCTTTGATATTGAACCATATTCTAAAATGATGTTATTAAACGGTTGGGATGAAATTTCTTTAACATTCCAGTATGAGGACAAGATTGCCGAGTACGAAAAAAAACACGCACAATAA
- a CDS encoding S-layer homology domain-containing protein, whose translation MYALSKKNTLILLYSLILTVVAFLLMWPLDAKAEKVDQKFADIGNEYWAKNEVTQLVEEGIINGYQDLHFRPGISIKRGQAANLLTVALQLPEAPYQPIFKDVSPQSSSLRGAMSTYQEGIFKGKPDGTFGTGDELTREQMASVLVNAFKLKDTGEAVHFTDDNKISESHKLGVKILMQHGITTGKEDGSFAPKLPVNRGSFAVFLHRAMIQSGMLEEMETIDFNKPQVMGKFDPIRFEQNFVNVPLTENNQTFLRSNHFLTLSAQRVKQYAHATDRIYVYGVSDMKSTRITVTKRELPNGDYFVFAELRNPQRLPIRVDLVQVEENIESMRLESYSKYPIKKDIDETFGFDIATSPVGVLETATTEGLGQQMIAKSYRSRDLEMSYSNGAKSYTRELQEEKDTYSNMKMGTNRIAVYELNSRGYDVVDQWYLASAEKLFSTDERMDSWIRESVAYYKKRNKWYTANGPYNKMATTIEPMPASGRGYGRNLLLVKEDRVMLLYNQTKERFYEDILHNSFTNLTIFRGNKSYWETEVTSTYLKHLYNFTAPFVDTRFNEQIALFLYNGGNAFGHKDYNEGLKNYANLLVQQHRTGNVTALSKTAYYIPDYFPAKQRVRTHTSMNHLLGGMNILLLAYQEFKDPVYLENASAIEKAIRTEENKWIRSDGDIWYKRAPDGQFIGRDYVHLTLEDLILSYEMWSKVDQSKAKVFERMIRSKAGYLNRTKQGYTTKIKEGLERINMSNLLPAGKEHTDAL comes from the coding sequence ATGTATGCTTTATCAAAAAAGAATACGCTTATTTTATTGTATTCACTTATATTAACAGTAGTCGCTTTTTTACTTATGTGGCCACTGGATGCAAAGGCAGAAAAGGTGGATCAGAAATTCGCCGATATTGGCAATGAATATTGGGCAAAAAATGAAGTAACTCAACTAGTAGAAGAAGGAATTATTAATGGATATCAAGATTTGCATTTTCGTCCGGGAATTAGTATTAAACGCGGGCAGGCAGCTAATTTACTGACAGTCGCACTCCAGTTACCTGAAGCGCCATACCAGCCGATATTTAAAGATGTCAGTCCTCAGTCTTCTAGCTTACGTGGGGCAATGTCTACTTATCAAGAAGGTATATTCAAAGGAAAGCCAGACGGAACATTTGGTACAGGTGACGAATTGACACGTGAGCAAATGGCAAGCGTCTTAGTAAATGCTTTTAAATTGAAAGATACCGGTGAAGCCGTACATTTTACAGATGACAATAAAATTAGTGAGTCTCATAAACTTGGCGTGAAAATACTTATGCAACATGGAATAACTACTGGTAAAGAAGACGGGTCATTCGCTCCGAAACTTCCTGTAAACCGAGGATCATTCGCGGTATTTTTACATAGAGCTATGATTCAATCAGGTATGTTAGAAGAGATGGAAACAATTGATTTTAACAAGCCGCAAGTGATGGGGAAATTCGATCCTATTCGATTTGAACAGAATTTTGTAAATGTACCATTAACGGAAAACAATCAAACGTTCTTACGCTCTAATCACTTCTTAACGCTAAGTGCACAACGCGTCAAGCAGTATGCACATGCAACGGATCGCATATATGTGTACGGTGTGAGTGACATGAAATCGACGCGAATAACTGTCACTAAACGTGAACTGCCAAACGGAGATTATTTTGTATTTGCAGAGTTACGAAACCCTCAACGTTTGCCGATTCGTGTAGATCTCGTTCAAGTAGAAGAAAATATCGAGTCAATGCGATTGGAATCGTATAGCAAATATCCGATTAAGAAGGATATTGATGAAACATTCGGTTTTGATATTGCTACATCTCCAGTCGGTGTGTTAGAAACAGCGACAACTGAAGGATTGGGTCAGCAAATGATTGCGAAATCTTATCGTTCTCGTGATTTAGAAATGAGTTATTCAAATGGAGCGAAAAGCTACACCCGTGAATTGCAGGAAGAAAAAGATACATACAGTAATATGAAAATGGGGACGAATCGTATAGCTGTATATGAATTGAATTCACGCGGATATGATGTAGTCGACCAATGGTATTTAGCATCTGCAGAGAAGTTGTTTTCTACAGATGAGCGTATGGATTCGTGGATTCGAGAATCTGTCGCCTATTATAAAAAGCGTAATAAATGGTATACAGCAAATGGTCCGTACAATAAAATGGCTACTACTATAGAACCTATGCCCGCTTCTGGCAGAGGGTATGGCCGAAACTTATTGTTAGTGAAAGAAGATCGTGTGATGTTGCTGTATAATCAAACGAAAGAACGTTTTTATGAAGACATACTGCATAACTCCTTCACAAATTTAACAATATTCAGAGGTAATAAATCGTATTGGGAAACAGAAGTGACAAGCACGTATTTGAAGCATTTATATAACTTCACGGCTCCATTCGTCGATACGCGCTTTAATGAACAAATCGCTTTATTCCTTTACAATGGTGGAAATGCATTTGGTCATAAAGATTATAATGAAGGACTGAAAAACTATGCCAACTTACTCGTTCAGCAACATAGAACCGGTAATGTAACTGCACTGTCAAAAACAGCTTATTATATACCAGATTATTTCCCGGCAAAACAGCGAGTGCGCACCCATACATCTATGAACCACTTGTTAGGCGGGATGAATATTTTATTGCTTGCTTATCAAGAGTTTAAAGATCCGGTCTATTTAGAAAACGCCAGTGCGATTGAGAAGGCTATTCGCACAGAAGAGAATAAGTGGATTCGAAGTGATGGCGACATTTGGTATAAGCGTGCACCCGATGGACAGTTTATTGGAAGAGACTATGTCCATTTGACTTTAGAGGATTTAATTCTTTCATATGAAATGTGGTCAAAAGTAGATCAATCGAAAGCGAAAGTTTTTGAGCGAATGATTCGTTCAAAAGCAGGGTATTTGAATAGGACGAAGCAAGGATATACGACAAAGATTAAGGAAGGTTTGGAACGTATCAATATGTCCAATTTACTTCCAGCAGGTAAAGAACATACGGACGCGCTATAA